The following proteins are co-located in the Calliphora vicina chromosome 2, idCalVici1.1, whole genome shotgun sequence genome:
- the kel gene encoding ring canal kelch protein isoform X2, with the protein MISLSALLTSLGVMSQQNQNLQQQGANNNNQNQNNNPLHNHNAPGGGGQAAGNAAAIAAANQNPAAEGSMERGSCLLRYASQNSLDESSQKHIQRPNSKDRCVGQYHNELHTTRSFEAMNEMRKQNLLCDVTLVAEDIEIPAHKMVLASCSPYFYAMFTSFEESRQGRITLQGIDHHALELLIEYVYTSTVEVNEDNVQVLLTAANLLQLTDVRDACCDYLQTQLDASNCLGIRDFADMHGCVDLVNYAETYIEQHFNEVIQFDEFLNLTSEQVINLIRNDRISVAGEEKVYESVINWIRYDPTLRDQYTAELMEHVRLPLLSKEYITQNVDKEALLEGNIVCKNLIIEALTYHLLPNEIKTARTIPRKPVGLPKILLVIGGQAPKAIRSVECYDLREEKWYQAAEMPNRRCRAGLAVLGDRVYAVGGFNGSLRVRTVDVYDPATDQWSTSNSMEARRSTLGVAVLNGCIYAVGGFDGTTGLCSAEVYDPKNEVWRFIASMSTRRSSVGVGVVNSLLYAVGGYDGFTRQCLSSVERYNPDNDNWHAVADMSARRSGAGVGVLNNILYAVGGHDGPMVRKSVESYDPETNQWHSVADMSFCRRNAGVVAHDGLLYVVGGDDGDSNLSSVEVYSPESDSWRILTASMTIGRSYAGVCMIDKPM; encoded by the exons ATGATATCTTTGAGTGCTTTACTAACATCATTGGGAGTTATGAgccaacaaaatcaaaatttacaacaacaagGTGCTAATAACAACAaccaaaatcaaaacaacaatcCCCTGCATAATCATAATGCGCCTGGTGGAGGTGGACAGGCGGCTGGCAATGCTGCAGCCATAGCAGCAGCAAATCAAAATCCAGCTGCTGAAGGGAGCATGGAAAGGGGCAG CTGCTTATTACGTTATGCCAGCCAAAATTCTTTAGATGAAAGTTCTCAAAAGCACATACAAAGACCCAACAGTAAAGATCGTTGTGTGGGCCAATATCACAATGAACTGCATACCACGCGTTCTTTCGAAGCCATGAACGAGATGCGCAA gCAAAATCTTTTATGCGATGTTACACTGGTAGCAGAGGATATTGAAATACCAGCCCATAAAATGGTGTTGGCCTCATGCAGTCCTTATTTCTACGCCATGTTTACGAGTTTCGAAGAATCGCGTCAAGGACGTATAACCCTGCAGGGCATAGATCATCATGCCTTGGAACTGTTGATAGAATATGTTTACACTTCCACCGTCGAAGTGAATGAGGATAATGTACAAGTACTGTTGACAGCGGCCAATCTGCTGCAATTGACCGATGTCAGAGATGCCTGTTGTGATTATTTGCAAACACAATTAGATGCCAGTAATTGTTTGGGTATACGAGACTTTGCCGATATGCATGGTTGTGTTGATTTGGTTAATTATGCCGAGACTTATATTGAACAACATTTTAA TGAAGTCATCCAGtttgatgaatttttaaatttaacatccGAACAGGTTATAAATCTCATACGCAATGATCGTATTTCTGTCGCGGGCGAAGAAAAGGTTTATGAGTCTGTCATCAATTGGATACGCTATGATCCCACACTACGTGATCAATACACGGCCGAGCTAATGGAACACGTACGTTTGCCCTTGCTGTCCAAGGAGTATATAACACAAAATGTCGATAAGGAAGCCCTGTTGGAGGGAAatattgtttgtaaaaatttgattattgAAGCATTAACATATCATTTGTTGCCGAACGAAATAAAAACAGCCAGGACTATACCAAGGAAACCAGTAGGTTTGCCCAAAATTCTGTTGGTTATAGGAGGTCAGGCGCCAAAGGCTATACGTTCGGTGGAATGTTATGATTTGAGAGAGGAGAAATGGTATCAGGCAGCTGAAATGCCAAACCGTAGATGCCG agcGGGTTTAGCTGTTTTGGGTGATCGAGTTTATGCTGTGGGTGGCTTTAATGGCTCTTTACGTGTACGCACCGTAGATGTTTATGATCCCGCCACTGATCAATGGTCTACTAGCAATAGCATGGAAGCTAGACGTTCTACTCTGGGTGTGGCCGTTCTAAATGGCTGCATTTATGCTGTGGGTGGTTTTGATGGCACCACTGGCCTATGCAGTGCCGAGGTTTATGATCCCAAGAACGAAGTTTGGCGTTTCATAGCCTCCATGTCTACCCGACGCAGCTCGGTAGGTGTAGGCGTGGTTAATAGTTTGCTCTATGCCGTGGGTGGCTATGACGGCTTTACCCGCCAATGCTTGTCTTCGGTTGAACGTTATAATCCTGACAATGACAATTGGCATGCTGTGGCTGATATGTCAGCCCGTCGTAGTGGTGCCGGTGTTGGTGttcttaataatattttgtatgctGTGGGAGGACATGATGGACCCATGGTGCGTAAATCGGTTGAATCTTATGATCCCGAAACAAATCAATGGCACTCGGTGGCCGACATGTCATTCTGTCGTCGTAATGCTGGAGTAGTTGCTCATGATGGACTACTGTATGTGGTGGGTGGCGATGATGGTGATTCCAATTTATCTTCGGTTGAGGTTTATAGTCCTGAGTCGGACTCTTGGCGCATTTTGACAGCTTCGATGACCATTGGTCGCAGTTATGCTGGTGTGTGTATGATAGATAAACCCATGTGA
- the kel gene encoding ring canal kelch protein isoform X1: protein MISLSALLTSLGVMSQQNQNLQQQGANNNNQNQNNNPLHNHNAPGGGGQAAGNAAAIAAANQNPAAEGSMERGSCLLRYASQNSLDESSQKHIQRPNSKDRCVGQYHNELHTTRSFEAMNEMRKQNLLCDVTLVAEDIEIPAHKMVLASCSPYFYAMFTSFEESRQGRITLQGIDHHALELLIEYVYTSTVEVNEDNVQVLLTAANLLQLTDVRDACCDYLQTQLDASNCLGIRDFADMHGCVDLVNYAETYIEQHFNEVIQFDEFLNLTSEQVINLIRNDRISVAGEEKVYESVINWIRYDPTLRDQYTAELMEHVRLPLLSKEYITQNVDKEALLEGNIVCKNLIIEALTYHLLPNEIKTARTIPRKPVGLPKILLVIGGQAPKAIRSVECYDLREEKWYQAAEMPNRRCRAGLAVLGDRVYAVGGFNGSLRVRTVDVYDPATDQWSTSNSMEARRSTLGVAVLNGCIYAVGGFDGTTGLCSAEVYDPKNEVWRFIASMSTRRSSVGVGVVNSLLYAVGGYDGFTRQCLSSVERYNPDNDNWHAVADMSARRSGAGVGVLNNILYAVGGHDGPMVRKSVESYDPETNQWHSVADMSFCRRNAGVVAHDGLLYVVGGDDGDSNLSSVEVYSPESDSWRILTASMTIGRSYAGVCMIDKPMUIEEQGALARQAAIISINGIVDDENSQAEGTIEGAVGYVRNDQQQLQQQQQQQSQNNNTNQQQQQQQQLQQPLIHPHYENIYESIEQYNAAAHGGAVVGAAVVGAAAAVAPINAANNNNANAPAEEPQQQPTLAQPQALQQQQQPQQATNNENNTQQGKQSRLAANNINYRNDLYDRSNAINLNAAQTNAGLAAAAAGSNNNYDIPRSVRSGLGFRRNFQLDLHAANPRFNAFRCNGVTCNHYSTTTTSSSASSSSCHRQRSFDDTESQNYYNLNHYQPPVRYENIYEQIRDEPIYRNTNGARVYGRLNVIGHGIGRIERHLSSSCGNIDHYNLGGHYAVLGHSHFGTVGHIRLNTGSSISSTSTTNSSSVTSTVSCNSSTCSGGAGAVGATSSTSIQRDGTNNVKNSSSSFFSCLHGENTQSMSNIYKASGNGGSSSINSHLNMGSNNLSVNNTPNSSKDRESRAASAGPLINPNANGNKETTPTTSSTRTTGAIPKIKALNLGSKQNSNTSQQNSNTTTTEKTTVTSLKNALTKKSSSSSNASMSSTSTQAQKSQTSVSKSSNNQNSTMAEQNNSTLNRISKSSLQWLLVNKWLPLWMGQGADCKVIDFNFMFSRDCVDCDAASAAAQMSNPYGTPRLTGLPQDIVRFNARAEMHAAATYRRQNDLNTSRPVHNTLNRLREAEPSPYARRYEDPSYENVHVQWQNGFEFGRSRDYDHSIATAATATGPYQSPAAQRAPLQRARSESPTLNQRNNTYASRRLRPVNNLSTNQAAAASNPPSSSNANTATNSVKFKDTYRNFENKTENNNFKPNLTKAETLDVVENVATLPLPKPAVSATAESSPLEDLEGAVGGLVVEIKATSEPTPSTSSSSSVVTANEVNNLETAAPVAQPIDLPDNDNLPILTNNLDVKTTNTSNEQKDI, encoded by the exons ATGATATCTTTGAGTGCTTTACTAACATCATTGGGAGTTATGAgccaacaaaatcaaaatttacaacaacaagGTGCTAATAACAACAaccaaaatcaaaacaacaatcCCCTGCATAATCATAATGCGCCTGGTGGAGGTGGACAGGCGGCTGGCAATGCTGCAGCCATAGCAGCAGCAAATCAAAATCCAGCTGCTGAAGGGAGCATGGAAAGGGGCAG CTGCTTATTACGTTATGCCAGCCAAAATTCTTTAGATGAAAGTTCTCAAAAGCACATACAAAGACCCAACAGTAAAGATCGTTGTGTGGGCCAATATCACAATGAACTGCATACCACGCGTTCTTTCGAAGCCATGAACGAGATGCGCAA gCAAAATCTTTTATGCGATGTTACACTGGTAGCAGAGGATATTGAAATACCAGCCCATAAAATGGTGTTGGCCTCATGCAGTCCTTATTTCTACGCCATGTTTACGAGTTTCGAAGAATCGCGTCAAGGACGTATAACCCTGCAGGGCATAGATCATCATGCCTTGGAACTGTTGATAGAATATGTTTACACTTCCACCGTCGAAGTGAATGAGGATAATGTACAAGTACTGTTGACAGCGGCCAATCTGCTGCAATTGACCGATGTCAGAGATGCCTGTTGTGATTATTTGCAAACACAATTAGATGCCAGTAATTGTTTGGGTATACGAGACTTTGCCGATATGCATGGTTGTGTTGATTTGGTTAATTATGCCGAGACTTATATTGAACAACATTTTAA TGAAGTCATCCAGtttgatgaatttttaaatttaacatccGAACAGGTTATAAATCTCATACGCAATGATCGTATTTCTGTCGCGGGCGAAGAAAAGGTTTATGAGTCTGTCATCAATTGGATACGCTATGATCCCACACTACGTGATCAATACACGGCCGAGCTAATGGAACACGTACGTTTGCCCTTGCTGTCCAAGGAGTATATAACACAAAATGTCGATAAGGAAGCCCTGTTGGAGGGAAatattgtttgtaaaaatttgattattgAAGCATTAACATATCATTTGTTGCCGAACGAAATAAAAACAGCCAGGACTATACCAAGGAAACCAGTAGGTTTGCCCAAAATTCTGTTGGTTATAGGAGGTCAGGCGCCAAAGGCTATACGTTCGGTGGAATGTTATGATTTGAGAGAGGAGAAATGGTATCAGGCAGCTGAAATGCCAAACCGTAGATGCCG agcGGGTTTAGCTGTTTTGGGTGATCGAGTTTATGCTGTGGGTGGCTTTAATGGCTCTTTACGTGTACGCACCGTAGATGTTTATGATCCCGCCACTGATCAATGGTCTACTAGCAATAGCATGGAAGCTAGACGTTCTACTCTGGGTGTGGCCGTTCTAAATGGCTGCATTTATGCTGTGGGTGGTTTTGATGGCACCACTGGCCTATGCAGTGCCGAGGTTTATGATCCCAAGAACGAAGTTTGGCGTTTCATAGCCTCCATGTCTACCCGACGCAGCTCGGTAGGTGTAGGCGTGGTTAATAGTTTGCTCTATGCCGTGGGTGGCTATGACGGCTTTACCCGCCAATGCTTGTCTTCGGTTGAACGTTATAATCCTGACAATGACAATTGGCATGCTGTGGCTGATATGTCAGCCCGTCGTAGTGGTGCCGGTGTTGGTGttcttaataatattttgtatgctGTGGGAGGACATGATGGACCCATGGTGCGTAAATCGGTTGAATCTTATGATCCCGAAACAAATCAATGGCACTCGGTGGCCGACATGTCATTCTGTCGTCGTAATGCTGGAGTAGTTGCTCATGATGGACTACTGTATGTGGTGGGTGGCGATGATGGTGATTCCAATTTATCTTCGGTTGAGGTTTATAGTCCTGAGTCGGACTCTTGGCGCATTTTGACAGCTTCGATGACCATTGGTCGCAGTTATGCTGGTGTGTGTATGATAGATAAACCCATGTGAATAGAAGAGCAGGGTGCATTAGCACG ACAAGCGGCCATTATCTCTATAAATGGTATTGTGGATGATGAGAACAGTCAAGCTGAGGGTACAATTGAAGGTGCTGTGGGTTATGTACGCAATGACCAACAACaactgcagcagcagcagcagcaacaatcacaaaataacaacactaatcagcagcaacaacaacaacagcaattacAACAGCCTCTAATTCATccacattatgaaaatatttacgaAAGTATAGAACAATATAATGCAGCCGCTCATGGTGGTGCAGTAGTTGGTGCAGCAGTTGTTGGAGCAGCAGCTGCTGTAGCACCAATTAATGCAGCCAATAATAATAATGCTAATGCCCCTGCCGAAGAACCGCAACAACAACCAACTCTGGCCCAACCACAAGCtctacaacagcagcagcagccacAACAAGccacaaataatgaaaataatactcAACAAGGGAAACAATCAAGACTGGCAGCTAACAATATTAACTATCGCAATGATTTATACGATCGCTCAAATGCCATTAACTTAAATGCAGCCCAAACGAATGCAGGtctagcagcagcagcagctggCAGTAATAATAACTATGATATACCAAGATCTGTAAGATCAGGTTTAGGATTTCgaagaaattttcaattagATTTACATGCTG CCAATCCCCGCTTTAATGCTTTTCGCTGTAACGGTGTCACCTGCAATCACTACAGCACCACCACCACCTCATCCTCTGCTTCCTCTTCATCGTGTCATCGTCAACGCAGTTTCGACGATACTGAATCGCAAAACTATTACAATCTGAATCACTATCAGCCACCAGTACGTTATGAAAATATCTATGAGCAAATACGTGACGAGCCCATTTATCGCAATACAAACGGTGCTCGCGTGTATGGCCGTTTAAATGTCATTGGTCATGGTATTGGACGCATTGAACGCCATTTGAGTTCATCGTGCGGTAATATTGATCATTACAATTTGGGTGGCCATTACGCGGTATTAGGTCATTCACATTTCGGTACTGTGGGTCATATACGTTTGAATACGGGTTCCAGTATTAGTAGCACTAGTACTACCAATAGTTCCAGTGTTACTTCAACTGTTAGTTGTAATTCATCGACATGCAGTGGTGGCGCAGGAGCTGTTGGTGCCACATCGTCCACAAGTATCCAAAGGGATGGCACTAATAATGTTAAGAACAGTTCCTCGTCATTCTTTAGCTGTTTGCATGGTGAAAATACTCaaagtatgagtaatatttataaaGCATCCGGTAATGGTGGCTCCTCGTCCATCAATAGTCACTTGAATATGGGCTCCAATAATTTGAGTGTTAATA ACACACCAAATAGTTCCAAAGATCGTGAATCACGTGCCGCTTCCGCTGGGCCTCTAATAAATCCCAATGCAAATGGTAACAAGGAAACCACACCAACCACATCTTCCACACGAACAACAGGAGCCATACCCAAAATTAAAGCATTAAATTTAGGCTCGAAACAAAACTCCAATACTTCACAACAGAATTCCAATACAACAACGACTGAAAAGACAACTGTAACATCACTGAAAAATGCTCTCACCAAGAAATCATCATCCTCATCAAACGCTTCAATGTCATCAACATCGACACAAGCCCAAAAATCACAAACATCTGTATCGAAAAGCTCAAATAACCAGAACTCAACAATGGCTGAACAAAATAACAGCACTTTAAATCGTATTTCCAAATCTAGCCTACAATGGCTATTGGTCAATAAATGGCTTCCTCTATGGATGGGTCAGGGTGCCGACTGCAAAGTAATCgactttaattttatgttttctcgCGACTGTGTCGATTGTGATGCAGCCTCAGCAGCCGCTCAAATGTCCAATCCTTATGGTACACCACGTCTCACAGGTCTGCCACAAGATATCGTACGTTTTAATGCCAGGGCAGAAATGCATGCAGCAGCTACTTATCGCCGACAAAATGATCTTAATACGTCAAGACCAGTGCACAACACTTTGAATCGTTTGAGAGAGGCCGAACCTAGTCCTTATGCCAGACGCTATGAGGATCCTTCATATGAAAATGTGCATGTACAATGGCAAAATGGTTTTGAATTTGGTAGATCCCGAGATTATGATCATTCTATTGCAACAGCAGCTACAGCAACTGGACCTTATCAGTCGCCAGCTGCTCAACGGGCTCCCCTGCAACGGGCACGTTCAGAAAGCCCCACTTTAAATCAACGCAATAATACTTATGCCTCTAGACGTTTAAGGCCAGTAAATAACTTATCAACTAATCAAGCTGCCGCTGCCTCTAACCCTCCTTCCTCTTCTAATGCCAACACAGCCACCAACAGTGTCAAATTTAAAGATACTTAtcgtaattttgaaaataaaactgaaaataacaACTTTAAACCCAATTTAACAAAGGCAGAGACTTTAGATGTTGTCGAAAATGTTGCCACATTGCCTTTACCAAAGCCAGCAGTTTCGGCTACTGCCGAATCATCACCCTTAGAAGATTTAGAAGGTGCTGTGGGCGGTTTAGTAGTGGAAATAAAAGCAACGAGTGAGCCAACTCCGTCAACATCCTCATCATCATCTGTAGTAACGGCGAATGAAGTTAACAATTTGGAAACTGCTGCCCCCGTTGCCCAACCTATTGATTTGCCGGACAACGATAATTTgccaattttaacaaataatttagatGTTAAAACTACCAATACTAGTAATGAACAAAAGGATATTTAA